Within the Thermosynechococcaceae cyanobacterium Okahandja genome, the region GTCATTTTTGGCTACCTATCGCTCAACATTCTGGAATTTTTTAATGATGATTTCTGCCAAGATATTGACGATGAGCGTCAATATCATCAGCACCAAGCCTGCGTAGAGGAGCGCCGCCACCTGTTCCCGCCCTGCTTCGCCAAATTGAGAGGCAATCAGGGATGCAATGGTGGATCCCGGCTCTAGGATGGAAATGTTAATGCGGTTGGCATTGCCCACCAGCATAGCTGCGGCCATGGTTTCCCCCATCGCTCGGCCAAGTGCCAGCATAATGGACCCAACAATACCGGAGAACCCAGCGGGAATTAGCACCCGCAAAATGGTTTCCCAGCGGGTGGCTCCCAAAGCCATCGCCCCTTGACGCAGATGGGGGGGCAGCGAGACCAAGGTGCCACGGGAAATAGAGGTAATCAGGGGCAAAATCATAAAAGCCAGCACCAGCCCCAAGGTTAGGATACTGTTGCCCCGAGGACTGGAGCTAAAGAGGGGGATCCACCCCAAGTAATTGCTCAGAAATCTATAAAATGGCGCTAAAAAAGGGATCAGCACAAAGATCCCCCACAGACCAATCACAACGCTGGGAATAGCCGCGAGCAATTCAATGGCAAAGGCAATGGGGGTACTGACAAACGTGGGTAAAAAGTCTTCACTCAGGAAAACCGCAATCCCTAACCCAAGGGGCACCGCCACTAACAGGGCAATGATGGCACTGACAAGGGTGCCGTAAATTTGCGGCAGTACCCCATAAATATTTCGCACCGGATCCCATGTGGTGCTGGCTAAAAAGCCGAGGCCAAATTTTTGTATTGCGGGCAGTGCGGTTATGCCAATCTGAATAACAATCCAGCCTAAGGCCACTGCGATCGCAAGGGCAAAGGCCATAGTGATGTAATAGAACGCTTGATCGAGGTAGTAGCGTGTATTTTTCTTCGCTTCGATCGCGGTTGAATCGGTAGCCGTAGTGTCCGAGAGAGTCATAACTCTATCCTAGGGTAGGCGGTTCGCAATAGAAAGGATTGACATCGTGACATGGTTTAATCCTAGGCTGTTCACTACCTAGATAAGCATGGGGGGAACACAAGATTCCCCC harbors:
- the pstC gene encoding phosphate ABC transporter permease subunit PstC, with amino-acid sequence MTLSDTTATDSTAIEAKKNTRYYLDQAFYYITMAFALAIAVALGWIVIQIGITALPAIQKFGLGFLASTTWDPVRNIYGVLPQIYGTLVSAIIALLVAVPLGLGIAVFLSEDFLPTFVSTPIAFAIELLAAIPSVVIGLWGIFVLIPFLAPFYRFLSNYLGWIPLFSSSPRGNSILTLGLVLAFMILPLITSISRGTLVSLPPHLRQGAMALGATRWETILRVLIPAGFSGIVGSIMLALGRAMGETMAAAMLVGNANRINISILEPGSTIASLIASQFGEAGREQVAALLYAGLVLMILTLIVNILAEIIIKKFQNVER